Proteins encoded within one genomic window of Esox lucius isolate fEsoLuc1 chromosome 12, fEsoLuc1.pri, whole genome shotgun sequence:
- the nfascb gene encoding neurofascin isoform X2, whose amino-acid sequence MEMLVRSILLLFIWKGLSAIDVPLEIRQPPTIIKQSLKDLIVDAGNDMVIECEARGTPHPIFSWRRNGKYFNVARDSQVSMRRRSGTLDIYAWAKPEAYEGEYQCVATNEYGTAYSNKINLRISKAPLWPKEVLEPVTVSVGHPLVLKCSPPPGPPKPETYWMSKCSSGRPFNWPHQPHPPVMVPIKQDRRVSMGVNGDLYFSNVYFNDSATDYCCNARFPYKNIIQQKMPVTVRVLTTRMLSEAPPTFLSPAGKSSTQIAMLGEELLLECIAAGLPTPVITWTKDGGGLDTTNMRVKNQNKLLQIPKATFEDAGEYTCTATNKIGYQEHTTTVLVKAAPFWLEKPSNLVLAPDENARLVCRSDGVPQPSIQWFINGETIEDATPVPNRQVSGDTITFHSVTVANNGVYQCNASNEYGYLFANAYINVLHATPRILKPRTTLVKVIEGHRAWLDCRYFGSPMPDLRWSKYGLGNLEGNRFKVHSNGTLQIRGIRMEDQGTYLCVVSNVAGRDENQVKLEVKEETKILKRPDNMKVVRGTDVRFECKAKHDPTVSITTTWLKNKQSLSIRWRLSLDESTLVIKNVNRGDEGNYTCVIKTEMDQNTASSRLVVMDRPEPPTDLLLSEPYERSVRLTWTPGDSNNSPIKEYLVQYDDDDWLPFKWRNLSTYPGNLNSVILQLSPFIIYEFRVIAINDIGMSKPSRSSEIFRTGGAPPDAIPKNLKGVGTWRNNMMISWEALNNREWNGPHLKYLVWWKRRDSREEWKNATTWWCKYYIHNTDTFTPYEIKVQAVNDFGLGPESPVIIGYSGEDRPTAAPLNLRVSKIEATKVNVHWDPVPHSSIMGELKEYKVYFWRDSSQLRWLSVSRAMKSRAFPASGPRLTGVLSGLMPYSNYKMYIVVANNRYEGHPSNTIDFSTPEGTPSAPRSFRIQQRHLDTIWVDWDTPGEPNGIVTGYTLKYQTVNATRGEEVLVEEFPPNITSFALRRYDRYTRYRFTIAARTRIGVGESYTEESPHYTTEAFARDQVDLSTQGWVIGVMCAVALFVLILLVVCFIKRSRGGKYPVRDKKAVTMEPVDDKDQEGSFDYRISRVTTIPYSARREEETKVGRSQTTADTIMTRTESDDSLVDYADGREIEFNEDGSFIGQYTGLKERDDRDTEFSESRSQEAHSPIYSFA is encoded by the exons ATGGAGATGCTGGTCAGATCCATTCTGTTATTATTCATATGGAAAGGACTGTCTGCCATTGATGTCCCACTGGAAA TCAGACAGCCCCCCACCATTATAAAACAGTCGCTGAAGGATCTCATTGTGGACGCTGGAAACGACATGGTCATCGAGTGTGAAGCCAGGGGAACCCCCCACCCAAT TTTCTCGTGGAGGCGTAACGGGAAGTATTTCAACGTGGCCCGGGACAGTCAGGTCTCCATGAGGAGGCGTTCAGGTACGCTGGACATCTATGCCTGGGCTAAACCTGAGGCCTATGAGGGGGAGTACCAGTGTGTTGCCACCAATGAGTATGGCACTGCATACTCCAACAAGATCAACCTACGCATCTCCA AGGCCCCTCTGTGGCCCAAAGAGGTTTTGGAACCCGTAACGGTGAGCGTTGGCCACCCTCTGGTCCTGAAATGCAGCCCTCCTCCAGGCCCTCCCAAACCTGAGACCTACTGGATGAGCAAGT GTTCATCTGGGAGACCTTTCAACTGGCCTCACCAGCCCCACCCACCTGTCATGGTGCCTATCAAACAGGACCGTAGGGTTTCTATGGGGGTGAATGGGGATCTGTACTTCTCCAATGTCTATTTTAATGACTCTGCCACCGACTACTGCTGCAATGCACGCTTTCCCTACAAAAACATCATACAGCAGAAGATGCCTGTTACTGTCAGGGTCCTCACAA CCCGCATGCTGTCTGAGGCCCCCCCCACCTTCCTGTCTCCGGCTGGGAAATCAAGCACTCAAATTGCCATGCTGGGGGAGGAGCTGCTCCTTGAGTGCATCGCTGCTGGACT TCCAACCCCTGTCATCACGTGGACCAAAGATGGAGGTGGACTGGACACCACCAACATGAGGGTGAAGAACCAGAACAAGTTACTGCAGATCCCCAAGGCCACATTTGAGGACGCCGGTGAATACACCTGCACGGCCACCAACAAGATTGGATATCAGGAACACACCACCACTGTCTTGGTCAAAG CGGCACCTTTCTGGTTGGAGAAGCCCAGTAACCTGGTGCTGGCACCGGACGAGAACGCACGCTTAGTGTGCCGTTCTGATGGCGTTCCCCAGCCCAGTATCCAGTGGTTCATTAACGGTGAAACAATCGAGG ATGCCACACCGGTCCCAAACAGGCAGGTGTCAGGGGACACAATCACCTTCCATTCTGTGACGGTGGCAAACAATGGGGTTTACCAGTGCAATGCCTCAAATGAGTATGGCTATCTGTTTGCCAATGCTTACATCAACGTGCTGC ATGCAACGCCACGTATCCTCAAACCCAGGACCACCCTGGTGAAGGTCATAGAAGGCCACCGTGCCTGGCTAGACTGCCGCTATTTTGGCTCCCCCATGCCTGATCTGCGCTG GTCTAAGTACGGACTAGGCAACCTGGAGGGGAATCGTTTTAAAGTACACAGCAACGGGACCCTGCAGATCAGAGGCATTCGTATGGAGGATCAAGGGACGTATCTCTGTGTCGTTAGCAACGTGGCAGGACGGGATGAAAACCAGGTCAAGCTAGAGGTCAAAG AGGAAACCAAAATCCTTAAACGGCCAGATAATATGAAAGTGGTCCGGGGCACTGATGTCCGGTTTGAGTGCAAGGCCAAACATGACCCTACAGTCTCTATCACCACCACCTGGCTGAAGAACAAACAGTCCCTTAGCATTCGATGGAG GCTGTCCCTGGATGAATCGACTCTGGTCATCAAAAACGTCAACAGAGGGGATGAGGGCAACTATACCTGTGTCATCAAGACTGAGATGGACCAGAACACGGCCTCCTCCCGTCTGGTGGTGATGG ATCGTCCAGAACCCCCTACAGACTTGCTGCTGTCAGAACCCTATGAACGCAGCGTCAGGCTTACGTGGACCCCAGGAGATAGCAACAACAGCCCTATCAAAG AATACCTGGTGCAGTATGACGATGATGACTGGTTACCTTTCAAGTGGAGAAACCTTTCCACATACCCTGGAAACCTCAACTCTGTCATCCTGCAACTGTCTCCGTTCATTATCTATGAGTTTCGGGTCATTGCTATTAATGACATTGGTATGAGTAAACCCAGTCGCTCGTCAGAAATCTTCCGAACCGGTGGAGCAC CTCCAGATGCCATCCCTAAAAACCTCAAAGGAGTGGGCACATGGAGAAACAACATGATGATCAGCTGGGAG GCACTGAACAACAGAGAGTGGAATGGGCCACACCTGAAGTACTTGGTGTGGTGGAAACGAAGGGATTCCAGGGAGGAGTGGAAGAACGCTACCACTTGGTGGTGTAAATACTACATCCACAACACGGACACCTTCACACCCTACGAGATCAAGGTCCAGGCTGTCAACGACTTTGGGCTGGGCCCTGAATCCCCTGTCATCATAGGCTACTCTGGAGAAGACC GACCAACCGCTGCCCCCCTCAACCTGCGAGTGTCCAAGATCGAGGCCACCAAGGTCAATGTGCACTGGGACCCCGTGCCTCACAGCAGTATCATGGGAGAGCTGAAGGAATACAAG GTCTACTTCTGGAGAGACAGTAGCCAGCTGAGGTGGCTGAGTGTGAGTCGGGCCATGAAGTCCAGAGCCTTCCCAGCCAGCGGGCCACGTCTCACCGGTGTCCTGTCAGGACTCATGCCTTACAGCAACTACAAGATGTACATAGTGGTGGCCAACAACCGATACGAAGGGCATCCCAGTAACACCATAGATTTCTCCACGCCTGAGGGAA CGCCTTCCGCTCCAAGGTCCTTCCGCATCCAGCAGAGACATTTAGACACCATCTGGGTGGACTGGGACACACCTGGCGAGCCCAATGGTATCGTCACCGGATACACACTTAAATATCAGACCG TGAACGCAACTCGAGGAGAGGAAGTGCTTGTTGAGGAATTTCCCCCAAACATCACCAGTTTTGCTCTGCGCCGATATGATCGCTACACCCGCTACAGATTCACCATTGCAGCACGGACTAGAATCGGTGTGGGAGAGTCGTACACAGAGGAATCACCCCATTACACAACGGAAG CTTTTGCCCGAGACCAGGTGGACCTCTCCACCCAGGGCTGGGTCATCGGTGTGATGTGTGCTGTGGCCCTCTTTGTGCTCATCCTCCTGGTCGTCTGCTTCATCAAGCGGAGCCGCGGGGGCAAATACCCTG TGCGGGACAAGAAAGCAGTGACGATGGAGCCTGTGGATGATAAAGATCAAGAGGGATCCTTTGACTACCG GATAAGCCGTGTCACAACCATTCCCTACTCTGCCCGACG GGAGGAGGAGACTAAAGTGGGTAGGAGCCAGACAACAGCCGACACCATAATGACTCGAACGGAGAGTGACGACAGTCTGGTGGACTACGCTGATGGACGGGAGATTGAGTTCAACGAGGACGGCTCCTTCATTGGCCAGTACACTGGACTCAAGGAGAGGgatgacagagacacagagttcAGTGAGAGCAGGAGCCAGGAGGCCCACTCTCCCATCTATTCTTTTGCATGA
- the nfascb gene encoding neurofascin isoform X3, translated as MVIECEARGTPHPIFSWRRNGKYFNVARDSQVSMRRRSGTLDIYAWAKPEAYEGEYQCVATNEYGTAYSNKINLRISKAPLWPKEVLEPVTVSVGHPLVLKCSPPPGPPKPETYWMSKCSSGRPFNWPHQPHPPVMVPIKQDRRVSMGVNGDLYFSNVYFNDSATDYCCNARFPYKNIIQQKMPVTVRVLTTRMLSEAPPTFLSPAGKSSTQIAMLGEELLLECIAAGLPTPVITWTKDGGGLDTTNMRVKNQNKLLQIPKATFEDAGEYTCTATNKIGYQEHTTTVLVKAAPFWLEKPSNLVLAPDENARLVCRSDGVPQPSIQWFINGETIEDATPVPNRQVSGDTITFHSVTVANNGVYQCNASNEYGYLFANAYINVLHATPRILKPRTTLVKVIEGHRAWLDCRYFGSPMPDLRWSKYGLGNLEGNRFKVHSNGTLQIRGIRMEDQGTYLCVVSNVAGRDENQVKLEVKEETKILKRPDNMKVVRGTDVRFECKAKHDPTVSITTTWLKNKQSLSIRWRLSLDESTLVIKNVNRGDEGNYTCVIKTEMDQNTASSRLVVMDRPEPPTDLLLSEPYERSVRLTWTPGDSNNSPIKEYLVQYDDDDWLPFKWRNLSTYPGNLNSVILQLSPFIIYEFRVIAINDIGMSKPSRSSEIFRTGGAPPDAIPKNLKGVGTWRNNMMISWEALNNREWNGPHLKYLVWWKRRDSREEWKNATTWWCKYYIHNTDTFTPYEIKVQAVNDFGLGPESPVIIGYSGEDRPTAAPLNLRVSKIEATKVNVHWDPVPHSSIMGELKEYKVYFWRDSSQLRWLSVSRAMKSRAFPASGPRLTGVLSGLMPYSNYKMYIVVANNRYEGHPSNTIDFSTPEGTPSAPRSFRIQQRHLDTIWVDWDTPGEPNGIVTGYTLKYQTVNATRGEEVLVEEFPPNITSFALRRYDRYTRYRFTIAARTRIGVGESYTEESPHYTTEAFARDQVDLSTQGWVIGVMCAVALFVLILLVVCFIKRSRGGKYPVRDKKAVTMEPVDDKDQEGSFDYRSLERISRVTTIPYSARREEETKVGRSQTTADTIMTRTESDDSLVDYADGREIEFNEDGSFIGQYTGLKERDDRDTEFSESRSQEAHSPIYSFA; from the exons ATGGTCATCGAGTGTGAAGCCAGGGGAACCCCCCACCCAAT TTTCTCGTGGAGGCGTAACGGGAAGTATTTCAACGTGGCCCGGGACAGTCAGGTCTCCATGAGGAGGCGTTCAGGTACGCTGGACATCTATGCCTGGGCTAAACCTGAGGCCTATGAGGGGGAGTACCAGTGTGTTGCCACCAATGAGTATGGCACTGCATACTCCAACAAGATCAACCTACGCATCTCCA AGGCCCCTCTGTGGCCCAAAGAGGTTTTGGAACCCGTAACGGTGAGCGTTGGCCACCCTCTGGTCCTGAAATGCAGCCCTCCTCCAGGCCCTCCCAAACCTGAGACCTACTGGATGAGCAAGT GTTCATCTGGGAGACCTTTCAACTGGCCTCACCAGCCCCACCCACCTGTCATGGTGCCTATCAAACAGGACCGTAGGGTTTCTATGGGGGTGAATGGGGATCTGTACTTCTCCAATGTCTATTTTAATGACTCTGCCACCGACTACTGCTGCAATGCACGCTTTCCCTACAAAAACATCATACAGCAGAAGATGCCTGTTACTGTCAGGGTCCTCACAA CCCGCATGCTGTCTGAGGCCCCCCCCACCTTCCTGTCTCCGGCTGGGAAATCAAGCACTCAAATTGCCATGCTGGGGGAGGAGCTGCTCCTTGAGTGCATCGCTGCTGGACT TCCAACCCCTGTCATCACGTGGACCAAAGATGGAGGTGGACTGGACACCACCAACATGAGGGTGAAGAACCAGAACAAGTTACTGCAGATCCCCAAGGCCACATTTGAGGACGCCGGTGAATACACCTGCACGGCCACCAACAAGATTGGATATCAGGAACACACCACCACTGTCTTGGTCAAAG CGGCACCTTTCTGGTTGGAGAAGCCCAGTAACCTGGTGCTGGCACCGGACGAGAACGCACGCTTAGTGTGCCGTTCTGATGGCGTTCCCCAGCCCAGTATCCAGTGGTTCATTAACGGTGAAACAATCGAGG ATGCCACACCGGTCCCAAACAGGCAGGTGTCAGGGGACACAATCACCTTCCATTCTGTGACGGTGGCAAACAATGGGGTTTACCAGTGCAATGCCTCAAATGAGTATGGCTATCTGTTTGCCAATGCTTACATCAACGTGCTGC ATGCAACGCCACGTATCCTCAAACCCAGGACCACCCTGGTGAAGGTCATAGAAGGCCACCGTGCCTGGCTAGACTGCCGCTATTTTGGCTCCCCCATGCCTGATCTGCGCTG GTCTAAGTACGGACTAGGCAACCTGGAGGGGAATCGTTTTAAAGTACACAGCAACGGGACCCTGCAGATCAGAGGCATTCGTATGGAGGATCAAGGGACGTATCTCTGTGTCGTTAGCAACGTGGCAGGACGGGATGAAAACCAGGTCAAGCTAGAGGTCAAAG AGGAAACCAAAATCCTTAAACGGCCAGATAATATGAAAGTGGTCCGGGGCACTGATGTCCGGTTTGAGTGCAAGGCCAAACATGACCCTACAGTCTCTATCACCACCACCTGGCTGAAGAACAAACAGTCCCTTAGCATTCGATGGAG GCTGTCCCTGGATGAATCGACTCTGGTCATCAAAAACGTCAACAGAGGGGATGAGGGCAACTATACCTGTGTCATCAAGACTGAGATGGACCAGAACACGGCCTCCTCCCGTCTGGTGGTGATGG ATCGTCCAGAACCCCCTACAGACTTGCTGCTGTCAGAACCCTATGAACGCAGCGTCAGGCTTACGTGGACCCCAGGAGATAGCAACAACAGCCCTATCAAAG AATACCTGGTGCAGTATGACGATGATGACTGGTTACCTTTCAAGTGGAGAAACCTTTCCACATACCCTGGAAACCTCAACTCTGTCATCCTGCAACTGTCTCCGTTCATTATCTATGAGTTTCGGGTCATTGCTATTAATGACATTGGTATGAGTAAACCCAGTCGCTCGTCAGAAATCTTCCGAACCGGTGGAGCAC CTCCAGATGCCATCCCTAAAAACCTCAAAGGAGTGGGCACATGGAGAAACAACATGATGATCAGCTGGGAG GCACTGAACAACAGAGAGTGGAATGGGCCACACCTGAAGTACTTGGTGTGGTGGAAACGAAGGGATTCCAGGGAGGAGTGGAAGAACGCTACCACTTGGTGGTGTAAATACTACATCCACAACACGGACACCTTCACACCCTACGAGATCAAGGTCCAGGCTGTCAACGACTTTGGGCTGGGCCCTGAATCCCCTGTCATCATAGGCTACTCTGGAGAAGACC GACCAACCGCTGCCCCCCTCAACCTGCGAGTGTCCAAGATCGAGGCCACCAAGGTCAATGTGCACTGGGACCCCGTGCCTCACAGCAGTATCATGGGAGAGCTGAAGGAATACAAG GTCTACTTCTGGAGAGACAGTAGCCAGCTGAGGTGGCTGAGTGTGAGTCGGGCCATGAAGTCCAGAGCCTTCCCAGCCAGCGGGCCACGTCTCACCGGTGTCCTGTCAGGACTCATGCCTTACAGCAACTACAAGATGTACATAGTGGTGGCCAACAACCGATACGAAGGGCATCCCAGTAACACCATAGATTTCTCCACGCCTGAGGGAA CGCCTTCCGCTCCAAGGTCCTTCCGCATCCAGCAGAGACATTTAGACACCATCTGGGTGGACTGGGACACACCTGGCGAGCCCAATGGTATCGTCACCGGATACACACTTAAATATCAGACCG TGAACGCAACTCGAGGAGAGGAAGTGCTTGTTGAGGAATTTCCCCCAAACATCACCAGTTTTGCTCTGCGCCGATATGATCGCTACACCCGCTACAGATTCACCATTGCAGCACGGACTAGAATCGGTGTGGGAGAGTCGTACACAGAGGAATCACCCCATTACACAACGGAAG CTTTTGCCCGAGACCAGGTGGACCTCTCCACCCAGGGCTGGGTCATCGGTGTGATGTGTGCTGTGGCCCTCTTTGTGCTCATCCTCCTGGTCGTCTGCTTCATCAAGCGGAGCCGCGGGGGCAAATACCCTG TGCGGGACAAGAAAGCAGTGACGATGGAGCCTGTGGATGATAAAGATCAAGAGGGATCCTTTGACTACCG GTCACTGGAAAG GATAAGCCGTGTCACAACCATTCCCTACTCTGCCCGACG GGAGGAGGAGACTAAAGTGGGTAGGAGCCAGACAACAGCCGACACCATAATGACTCGAACGGAGAGTGACGACAGTCTGGTGGACTACGCTGATGGACGGGAGATTGAGTTCAACGAGGACGGCTCCTTCATTGGCCAGTACACTGGACTCAAGGAGAGGgatgacagagacacagagttcAGTGAGAGCAGGAGCCAGGAGGCCCACTCTCCCATCTATTCTTTTGCATGA
- the nfascb gene encoding neurofascin isoform X1 gives MEMLVRSILLLFIWKGLSAIDVPLEIRQPPTIIKQSLKDLIVDAGNDMVIECEARGTPHPIFSWRRNGKYFNVARDSQVSMRRRSGTLDIYAWAKPEAYEGEYQCVATNEYGTAYSNKINLRISKAPLWPKEVLEPVTVSVGHPLVLKCSPPPGPPKPETYWMSKCSSGRPFNWPHQPHPPVMVPIKQDRRVSMGVNGDLYFSNVYFNDSATDYCCNARFPYKNIIQQKMPVTVRVLTTRMLSEAPPTFLSPAGKSSTQIAMLGEELLLECIAAGLPTPVITWTKDGGGLDTTNMRVKNQNKLLQIPKATFEDAGEYTCTATNKIGYQEHTTTVLVKAAPFWLEKPSNLVLAPDENARLVCRSDGVPQPSIQWFINGETIEDATPVPNRQVSGDTITFHSVTVANNGVYQCNASNEYGYLFANAYINVLHATPRILKPRTTLVKVIEGHRAWLDCRYFGSPMPDLRWSKYGLGNLEGNRFKVHSNGTLQIRGIRMEDQGTYLCVVSNVAGRDENQVKLEVKEETKILKRPDNMKVVRGTDVRFECKAKHDPTVSITTTWLKNKQSLSIRWRLSLDESTLVIKNVNRGDEGNYTCVIKTEMDQNTASSRLVVMDRPEPPTDLLLSEPYERSVRLTWTPGDSNNSPIKEYLVQYDDDDWLPFKWRNLSTYPGNLNSVILQLSPFIIYEFRVIAINDIGMSKPSRSSEIFRTGGAPPDAIPKNLKGVGTWRNNMMISWEALNNREWNGPHLKYLVWWKRRDSREEWKNATTWWCKYYIHNTDTFTPYEIKVQAVNDFGLGPESPVIIGYSGEDRPTAAPLNLRVSKIEATKVNVHWDPVPHSSIMGELKEYKVYFWRDSSQLRWLSVSRAMKSRAFPASGPRLTGVLSGLMPYSNYKMYIVVANNRYEGHPSNTIDFSTPEGTPSAPRSFRIQQRHLDTIWVDWDTPGEPNGIVTGYTLKYQTVNATRGEEVLVEEFPPNITSFALRRYDRYTRYRFTIAARTRIGVGESYTEESPHYTTEAFARDQVDLSTQGWVIGVMCAVALFVLILLVVCFIKRSRGGKYPVRDKKAVTMEPVDDKDQEGSFDYRSLERISRVTTIPYSARREEETKVGRSQTTADTIMTRTESDDSLVDYADGREIEFNEDGSFIGQYTGLKERDDRDTEFSESRSQEAHSPIYSFA, from the exons ATGGAGATGCTGGTCAGATCCATTCTGTTATTATTCATATGGAAAGGACTGTCTGCCATTGATGTCCCACTGGAAA TCAGACAGCCCCCCACCATTATAAAACAGTCGCTGAAGGATCTCATTGTGGACGCTGGAAACGACATGGTCATCGAGTGTGAAGCCAGGGGAACCCCCCACCCAAT TTTCTCGTGGAGGCGTAACGGGAAGTATTTCAACGTGGCCCGGGACAGTCAGGTCTCCATGAGGAGGCGTTCAGGTACGCTGGACATCTATGCCTGGGCTAAACCTGAGGCCTATGAGGGGGAGTACCAGTGTGTTGCCACCAATGAGTATGGCACTGCATACTCCAACAAGATCAACCTACGCATCTCCA AGGCCCCTCTGTGGCCCAAAGAGGTTTTGGAACCCGTAACGGTGAGCGTTGGCCACCCTCTGGTCCTGAAATGCAGCCCTCCTCCAGGCCCTCCCAAACCTGAGACCTACTGGATGAGCAAGT GTTCATCTGGGAGACCTTTCAACTGGCCTCACCAGCCCCACCCACCTGTCATGGTGCCTATCAAACAGGACCGTAGGGTTTCTATGGGGGTGAATGGGGATCTGTACTTCTCCAATGTCTATTTTAATGACTCTGCCACCGACTACTGCTGCAATGCACGCTTTCCCTACAAAAACATCATACAGCAGAAGATGCCTGTTACTGTCAGGGTCCTCACAA CCCGCATGCTGTCTGAGGCCCCCCCCACCTTCCTGTCTCCGGCTGGGAAATCAAGCACTCAAATTGCCATGCTGGGGGAGGAGCTGCTCCTTGAGTGCATCGCTGCTGGACT TCCAACCCCTGTCATCACGTGGACCAAAGATGGAGGTGGACTGGACACCACCAACATGAGGGTGAAGAACCAGAACAAGTTACTGCAGATCCCCAAGGCCACATTTGAGGACGCCGGTGAATACACCTGCACGGCCACCAACAAGATTGGATATCAGGAACACACCACCACTGTCTTGGTCAAAG CGGCACCTTTCTGGTTGGAGAAGCCCAGTAACCTGGTGCTGGCACCGGACGAGAACGCACGCTTAGTGTGCCGTTCTGATGGCGTTCCCCAGCCCAGTATCCAGTGGTTCATTAACGGTGAAACAATCGAGG ATGCCACACCGGTCCCAAACAGGCAGGTGTCAGGGGACACAATCACCTTCCATTCTGTGACGGTGGCAAACAATGGGGTTTACCAGTGCAATGCCTCAAATGAGTATGGCTATCTGTTTGCCAATGCTTACATCAACGTGCTGC ATGCAACGCCACGTATCCTCAAACCCAGGACCACCCTGGTGAAGGTCATAGAAGGCCACCGTGCCTGGCTAGACTGCCGCTATTTTGGCTCCCCCATGCCTGATCTGCGCTG GTCTAAGTACGGACTAGGCAACCTGGAGGGGAATCGTTTTAAAGTACACAGCAACGGGACCCTGCAGATCAGAGGCATTCGTATGGAGGATCAAGGGACGTATCTCTGTGTCGTTAGCAACGTGGCAGGACGGGATGAAAACCAGGTCAAGCTAGAGGTCAAAG AGGAAACCAAAATCCTTAAACGGCCAGATAATATGAAAGTGGTCCGGGGCACTGATGTCCGGTTTGAGTGCAAGGCCAAACATGACCCTACAGTCTCTATCACCACCACCTGGCTGAAGAACAAACAGTCCCTTAGCATTCGATGGAG GCTGTCCCTGGATGAATCGACTCTGGTCATCAAAAACGTCAACAGAGGGGATGAGGGCAACTATACCTGTGTCATCAAGACTGAGATGGACCAGAACACGGCCTCCTCCCGTCTGGTGGTGATGG ATCGTCCAGAACCCCCTACAGACTTGCTGCTGTCAGAACCCTATGAACGCAGCGTCAGGCTTACGTGGACCCCAGGAGATAGCAACAACAGCCCTATCAAAG AATACCTGGTGCAGTATGACGATGATGACTGGTTACCTTTCAAGTGGAGAAACCTTTCCACATACCCTGGAAACCTCAACTCTGTCATCCTGCAACTGTCTCCGTTCATTATCTATGAGTTTCGGGTCATTGCTATTAATGACATTGGTATGAGTAAACCCAGTCGCTCGTCAGAAATCTTCCGAACCGGTGGAGCAC CTCCAGATGCCATCCCTAAAAACCTCAAAGGAGTGGGCACATGGAGAAACAACATGATGATCAGCTGGGAG GCACTGAACAACAGAGAGTGGAATGGGCCACACCTGAAGTACTTGGTGTGGTGGAAACGAAGGGATTCCAGGGAGGAGTGGAAGAACGCTACCACTTGGTGGTGTAAATACTACATCCACAACACGGACACCTTCACACCCTACGAGATCAAGGTCCAGGCTGTCAACGACTTTGGGCTGGGCCCTGAATCCCCTGTCATCATAGGCTACTCTGGAGAAGACC GACCAACCGCTGCCCCCCTCAACCTGCGAGTGTCCAAGATCGAGGCCACCAAGGTCAATGTGCACTGGGACCCCGTGCCTCACAGCAGTATCATGGGAGAGCTGAAGGAATACAAG GTCTACTTCTGGAGAGACAGTAGCCAGCTGAGGTGGCTGAGTGTGAGTCGGGCCATGAAGTCCAGAGCCTTCCCAGCCAGCGGGCCACGTCTCACCGGTGTCCTGTCAGGACTCATGCCTTACAGCAACTACAAGATGTACATAGTGGTGGCCAACAACCGATACGAAGGGCATCCCAGTAACACCATAGATTTCTCCACGCCTGAGGGAA CGCCTTCCGCTCCAAGGTCCTTCCGCATCCAGCAGAGACATTTAGACACCATCTGGGTGGACTGGGACACACCTGGCGAGCCCAATGGTATCGTCACCGGATACACACTTAAATATCAGACCG TGAACGCAACTCGAGGAGAGGAAGTGCTTGTTGAGGAATTTCCCCCAAACATCACCAGTTTTGCTCTGCGCCGATATGATCGCTACACCCGCTACAGATTCACCATTGCAGCACGGACTAGAATCGGTGTGGGAGAGTCGTACACAGAGGAATCACCCCATTACACAACGGAAG CTTTTGCCCGAGACCAGGTGGACCTCTCCACCCAGGGCTGGGTCATCGGTGTGATGTGTGCTGTGGCCCTCTTTGTGCTCATCCTCCTGGTCGTCTGCTTCATCAAGCGGAGCCGCGGGGGCAAATACCCTG TGCGGGACAAGAAAGCAGTGACGATGGAGCCTGTGGATGATAAAGATCAAGAGGGATCCTTTGACTACCG GTCACTGGAAAG GATAAGCCGTGTCACAACCATTCCCTACTCTGCCCGACG GGAGGAGGAGACTAAAGTGGGTAGGAGCCAGACAACAGCCGACACCATAATGACTCGAACGGAGAGTGACGACAGTCTGGTGGACTACGCTGATGGACGGGAGATTGAGTTCAACGAGGACGGCTCCTTCATTGGCCAGTACACTGGACTCAAGGAGAGGgatgacagagacacagagttcAGTGAGAGCAGGAGCCAGGAGGCCCACTCTCCCATCTATTCTTTTGCATGA